The Anaerohalosphaeraceae bacterium DNA window ATGGTTTTTTGAGTCCGGAGGCGATTGAATTTGTCCGTCCGTGGCTGGATGGAATTAACATTGACCTGAAGGCATTTACGGAAGAGTTCTACCGGGATTTGTGCAAGGCACGTCTGGAGCCGGTCAAAGAGGCGATTCGGATGATCGCCCGTCAGACGGATATCTGGATGGAAATCACAACCCTGGTCATTCCGGGCAAGAATGATTCGGATGAGGAGTTAAGGGCGATTGCGGAGTTTATTGCTCGTGAGGCCTCGGTAGATGTCCCGTGGCATGTAAGCCGCTTTTATCCGCAGTATCGAATGGAAGACCGTGCGGCCACGCCGCAGAAGACGCTGGAGCGGGCGTATGACATCGGACGTCAGGCGGGGCTGCGGTATGTCTATATCGGCAATATTCCGGGGATTCGAGCGGAGTCAACCTATTGCTACAGCTGCGGGGTTCTTTTGATTGACCGGGTTGGATTTACGGTGAAAAGCAATATTATTGAGGATGGAACCTGTCCGCAGTGCGGGGCGGTGATTGCGGGTTTTGGGCTTTGAGTTCTCTTTGGGAAAGTTTCTCCTATGGACTGGATGATTGCTTATGAGAATCGGAATGTCTTTTTGTACTGTCCGCTTTGCAGCGCCCGGGCGCTGAAGGTGCATAAAAAGAGCGCATATGTGTGTACGGAGTGCGGGCTGGAGTTTTATCTGAATACGGCGGCGGCAGTCGTGGCTCTGATTGAAGACGAAGAGGGCCGGCTGCTGGTTACGGTCCGTGACCACAAGCCCAAAGAGGGAATGCTGGATTTGCCGGGAGGGTTTGTGGACCCGGGGGAGTCGGCGGAAGAGGCCGTTCGGCGTGAGGTGGAAGAGGAAACAGGGTTGAGGGTAGACTCTCTGGAGTATTTCGGGTCCGCTCCGAATCGATATTTGTATAAAGGGGTGCATTATGCCACGGAAGACCTGGCCTTTGTCTGCCGGGTTTCCGACTGGTCCGGATTGGAGGCCCGCGAGGAAATCCGGAGTCTTCTGCGTCTGAAGCGGGAGGAGATTGATTTGGAGCGGTTTGCTTTCGATTCCGTTCGGCATTTTCTCCGACTGTATTTGAATCGGTAGCGGGCGGATTTTCTGCTGGAGATTGTCGAAGAAATCTCTACAATAACGGTCAGAAACAGTGAGGAGACGGAATGAGCGTAGAACGGCTTCGCATCTATCACAATCCGGACTTGACGGCACCGACCCTGGTTCTCGGCTTTGACGGCTGGATGGACGGGGGAGAGGTCTCCACGGGGCTGGTGGATTATCTGCGGGTAACGCTCGGGGCGGTTCCGTTTGCTTCGATTGACCCGGAGCCGTTTTATGTGTTTCAAATGCCGGGGACTATGGAAGTGGCGGGTGTGTTTCGCCCCCATGTGAAGATTGACGAGGGTCTGATAGAGGACTTTTCCTTTCCGAACAATACATTTTTTGCCGAACCGCGGCACAATCTGATTTTGTTTTCCGGTAAAGAGCCGAATTTACGGTGGGAGTGTTTTGCGGACTGCATTTTTCATTTGTGCGAACGGTTTGACGTCAAACAGATTTTCTTTGTCGGCAGCGTGGCGGGCCTGACGCCTCACAGCCGGGAGCCGAAGTTTACGGCTTCGGTTTCTCAACCTGCCCTTCGGGCCAAAATGCAGCGCATCGGCATTCGATTAAGCCGGTATGAAGGGCCGGCGGGGTTCGCCACATACCTGACCTGGCGGGCATCCAAGGCCGATTTGGATATGTTTGTTCTGGTGGCGGAGATACCGGCCTATCTGCAGGGATATAATCCGCGGGCGGTGGAGGCAGCCGTCCGATGCATTTCCGGACTGCTTGAACTGCATCTGACCTGTGAGGATTTACGAACACTCAGCGATGAGTTTGAGCGGAAAGTCGGAGAACTGGTTCAGCAGCAGCCGGAGCTGGCTGCCCGGATACAGCAGCTGGAAGAAATCTACGACAATGAAATTTTTGATACGGAACTGAGTGATTTAAAGAACTGGCTGCACCAGCGGGGAATTCGGCTGGACTAATCATTCCGCGGATTCTGATTGTTCCGGGATTCGATAAAGTCAATCAGATGATACAGAAAATCGCTGCAGGGAACGGCACGTCGGTGTTTTTGAGCAAGTCGAAGGACGGCACCGGTTAAGGCGTCGATTTCCGTTTTTTTGCCGGCCTTAAGGTCCTGCAGCGTCGAAGAGCGGTGTGCGGCTGTGGCGGGGACCATCTGATTGTAGAAAGCGGATTTGAACTCTTCAGCGTTCTCCCAATGCGTGCGGTATCCGTCTGCGAGCATTACATCAAACGTCTCTTCAATCAGCCGGTCCATAATGTGCCGAGTCGAAGGATGTTCAGCTAATTTGCCGTAAGGAACATCGAGGACAGCCCCCAGCGGGTTGAGAGCGCAATTGTAAAGCATTTTGGCCCACAGGTCTTTGCCGATTTGGGTTGTTGTTTGACAGGGGATTCCGCCGGCGGAAACGGCCTGGCAAAGGGGAATGAGCGGCTCGGGCGATTCGCCGAACAGAGAGCCGATGTGAACGGCATCGGCATGAACGGTGATTTCGACCACGTTCGGTTTGGGACGAATGAAGCCGGTAATTACACGGGCATTGTAAATCGTTTCCTTTGGGAAAAAGTCGGCAAAGATTTCTGCGTTTCCCCAGCCGTTTTGAAAAAGCACAATCAGGCCGTTGGGGGCGAGAAGCTTGGAGTGGACGGACAAATTTTTCGCCGCCGTGAGGGTATCGCTGGATTTGGTGCACACGAGAATAAAATCATACCGGCTGTCCGAGATTTCTTCGAGGGATTCATAGACGCGGAAAGCAGTTGGCGGGAAAAAAGCCTCTCCGAAGATTCCTTTTCGAACCAGGCCTTCCTGCCGAAGCGGCCCGGCGGTGTGGGGGCGAGCCAGCAGGGTGGTTGGAGTACCGGTTTTCAGCAGACAAGAAGCAATTCCCAACCCAACGGCACCGGCACCGTAGAGAAGAACAGAGAATTCTTGTTGTTTTGCTGTCATTTTTTTGATTAAACCATATTATAGACGAGCCGACAAGCCGTTGCCGCCGGAGAAGCGAAAGCAAGCCTTACTCCGTCGGCCGGCAGGTTAGCTGGAAGGCAGATGAGAAAGATATGGGCCAAGAGAGACCTATTTTTGTTGTGAGTGATTTGCATATGGGGGATGGGGGGCCGCGGGATAACTTTGCGGCGGACCATAAAGCCGAGCAGTTTAGTCGCTTTTTAGATTATGTGGAGCAAGAGGGTGGAGAATTGTTCATTTTGGGGGATTTGTTTGAGTTCTGGCAGGCCAATGTGGGGCGTGTGATTGTCCGTCGGATGGATTTTTTGGAGCGGTTTGCCCGGATGGGGGCAATCTATGTTGTCGGCAATCACGATGCAGATTTGGAGGATTTAATCGGTACGGGGCTTCTGGCCCATCCGTTCTTTGAGCGGATGACGCGTCCGTTTGAGCGGACGATTGGGTCTCGCCGCTTTAAGTTTATGCATGGGCATGAACTGGACCCATTTAATCGGGATGGAACGCCCCGGTGGGGACGTGTGCTGGCCATTCTATGCGGGATGATAGAAGACCGGAAGGGTTCGCCTCTGCTTTCGGCGGGGGGGCTGAGTGAAAGGGCTTTGCTGCGGATGGGGCGAAGTTTTCTGTGGATGTGGAATAATTCGGTTAATCTGCTGGAGCGGAGCCGAGTTCGACAGCCGCGGCATCGGTTGACGGAGTCTTTGACTCCGGCGCAGGACCCGGCACGAGAAAAGGGGATTTTGGCTTTATATCAGCGAGACCGGCTTGAAAGCGGGTACGATGTGCTGGTGGCCGGGCATACTCATCATGCGGTTTTGATAAACGGCTGGTACTGCAACAGCGGCTGCTGGGTCGGGCTTCGAAACAGTTTTCTCCGGATTGAGCCGGATGGGACCGTTCGGCTGTGGGTCTGGAAAGACAATCAGCCGGTGGAGCCGCGAAAAAAATCTCGGCAGATTCCGTGCTTTGTGTAAGGAGACTTCCGGTTCATGGGCACCTGTTCATCCGCTGTTCGGAAAACGCGAAAAAAACTTGCTTCTCTTCGGGATATTTTCAAGGGCAATCAGACCCTTTTGATTGTGCTTCAGAACTCTCCGGACCCTGACTCGATTGCATCTGCGATGGTGCTGCGGAAACTGGCCAATTCGCTGGCGGATATTCAGTGTTCGCTGGTTTATGGGGGTCGCATCGGACGAGCGGAAAATCGGGCCCTGATTCATTATTTGTCTGTCAATTTGCGGGAGGCCTCGGAAATTGATTTTCATGGGTATGATTTGATTGCAATGGTTGATACCCAGCCCTGGGCGGGGAATAACTGCCTTCCGGCAGAAATGGAGCCGGATATTGTTATTGACCACCATAAATGCCGGCGCAGTACACGGCAGTGCCGCTTTACGGATATTCGCAGCCGCTATGGAGCGACGGTTACAATTCTTTATGAGTATCTCCAGGCGGCGGGGATTGAAATCGACAGTATGCTGGCGACGGCGATTTTGTATGCCATCCGTTCCGATACTCAGGACTTCGGGCGAGATACCACGCAGGCGGATTTGGATGCGGTGATGGCGGTTTATCCGCTGGCCAACAAGCGGATTCTCGGACAGATTCAGCGAGGCCGAGTGGAACGGAACTATTTTCAGACGCTCAGTGACGGGCTTCGCAATGCCCGGGTATGCGGCCCCGCAATTGTGACAGGATTGGGGAAGGTAGAAAATCCGGATATGATTGGGGAGATGGCAGATTTGCTTTTGCGGGATGAAGCGACGGACTGGGCGGTTTGTTACGGTTTCTTTGAGGGGCGGCTTTTGATTTCCATCCGAACCAGTGCAGAGCCCCCTCGAGCGGATAAGGTCATTCGTCATATGATCGGCCGAAAGGGGAGCGGCGGGGGGCACCCGAGTTATGCGGGCGGTCAGATTCCTCTGGAATCCGACGAGCCGAGACAGATTCGCCGGCTGGAACGCAGGATTCTTAAGCGGTTTCTGGAGAGTGTCGGAGCGGCCGGGGCCAAAGAGGAAAAGCTGATTCAGTCCTGACGGAAAACGGTCAGGGGGTTTTCAATACGGTATCAATGTCGGTCAATTCAGGCTGAGTCAAAGGAGGGGCTGTCAGAGATTTTAGATTTTCAAGAATTTGTTCAGGCCGGCTGGCTCCAATAAGGGCGGAGGTAATGCGGCTGTCGCGGAGGACCCAGGTGAGAGCCATTTGGGCCAGCGATTGTCCGCGGCGGCGGGCCAGTTCGTTCAGATTGACCAGTTTTGTCCGCAGGGCCTCGGTAATCTGTTCTTTCTTCAGGAAGCCGTGCGGTTTGGCGGCGCGGGAGTCGGCGGGGATGTCTTTGAGATATTTGTCGGTCAAAAGTCCCTGCGCCAAAGGACAGAATGCAATGCAGCCGACCCCCAGAGTGCCGAGGGTTTCGAGCAGCCCGTTGGTTTCAATATCCCGCACGAGCATCGAATATTTAGGCTGGTGAATCAGGAGCCGGCGGCCGCAGGATTGCAGCCATTCAAAAGCCCTGCGGGTCTGGTCGGCGGGATAATTGGATAAGCCGACGTACAGGGCCTTTCCCTGTTTAAGGATGTGGTCGAGAGCGGCGCAGGTTTCCTCCAGAGGAGTTTTGGGGTCGGGGCGATGGGAGTAGAAGATGTCCACATAGTCCAGTCCCATCCGCTTGAGAGACTGGTCTAAACTGGCAATCAGATATTTTCGGGAGCCGCCGTCTCCATAGGGCCCCGGCCACATATAGTAGCCCGCTTTGGTGGATACGATTAGTTCATCCCGCCAGGCGGCCAGGTCTTCCTTGAGGATTTTTCCGAAGTTTCGTTCGGCGGAGCCGGGCGGCGGGCCGTAGTTATTGGCCAGGTCAAAGTGGGTGATGCCGTTGTCAAAGGCCGTCAGAATCATTCGGCGTGCGGTTTGGAAATCGTCCACATCGCCGAAATTGTGCCACAGTCCCAGGGACAGCGCCGGCAGACGCAGACCGCTTGTGCCGGAGGGCCTGTATTCCATTTTTGCATACCGATTTTCGGCGGGCTGGTACGACATAATGAAAATCCTTACTTGCGAATGGAGGCGGATTGTTTTCGCCGGTTCCTTTTTTCCTCTTCGCGCTGGTTTTCAAGCCGGCGGTATTTTCGGATTTTCCGAATGATTTGTCTTTCGAGCCATCCCCAAAGCCCCAGCGATTTGAAGGTCATTGCAAAGGCGGCATCTTTTCCGATGATGTAATGGGCCTTTGGTTTTTCGCAGGAGATGATGCGGACAATCAGGTCCGCCACCTGCTGCGGGTCGCCGGCACGGGGGAGAATCTCCTCAAACATCGCCTTCAGAAAGCCGCGGTTCCATTCAAACATCGGGCTGGTTCGGTCATAGAAATGCTCGGCCTGATTGGCGTTGGCTCCGATGATTTCGGTTTTGTGATAGCCGGGCTCGACGGAGACGACGTCAATGCCGAAGGGGGCCAGTTCCACGCGGATAGACTGGGTAAAGCCGATGAGGGCATGTTTGCTGGCGGCGTAGGCGGAGTTAAAGGGATGACCGATAAGTCCTGCCAGAGAGGCGATGTTGACGATGCGGCCGCTTTTTCGCTGAATCATCTGGGGAACGACGGCGCGGGTCAGGCGAACCGGTCCGAAGTAGTTGGTTTGAAAGATTTTATCGCATTCCTGCTCGGTGAGGTCCAGAAAGGAACCGGCGATCAGTATTCCTGCATTGTTAATCAGGATATCTATGGGTGAGAATTGCTGTACTATCGTTTCAATGGAGGCAGGGTCTGTGATGTCCAGCCGCTCGATTTTGACGGTAAGATTCGATTTTTCAAGGGCTTGCAGAAGTGGGCCTGCTTTGTCGAGCTTGCGCATTGTGGCAACAACATCGAACCCCTCTCGGGCGGCTTCGACGGCAGTCAGCAAGCCGAAACCGCTGGAGCAGCCGGTTATCAGGACTCTTTTGGGCCTTTCAGTTGCTTCGTTCTGCATATTCGGGAAAGGTAAAGATTCCGATGCGGAAATCAAGAAAAAAGACTGTCGGGCGAGAATCTGTGATTTGTTTTCGAAAAAAACGGTGAAAAACACTTGCAAAAACTCCGGAAAATCCTATATTTGTAGGGCTTTACCGGAAGTATGGAAGAAAGGAATAACCGTCCGGATCAGCCGGACAAGCGATTTTCGGGAGCGAACGTATGGGTAGAGAATGTTTCTTTCTGGGCAAGAAGACCAGCACCGGACAAAGCATTGCCCGCCGCGGTAAGGCCAAATATCTGGGCGGTGTCGGTCGGAAAATCACCGGCATTACCAAGCGGAAATTCAAACCGAATACACAAAAGGTTCGGGCGGTTGTCAACGGCAAGGTCTGTCGGATTACGGTATCGGCCAAGGCGATTCGTCAGGGGCTGGTTGTCAAGCCGCTGAAGCGCAAATACAAACCGGCGGAAAAGACGGCAACAGCAGAATAAAGCCGTGCAAGCACAGAGAAATCCAAAGGCAAGAGGCGTTTGGCTCTTGCCTTTTTTATTGCGCCAGAGCACGGATGATTTGGACATACATCTGCCGGGCGGCGGCCAAGTCGTCTATTTTGACGGATTCGTCGGGTTTATGGCAGGCGGTTGGGTTGCCGGGGCCTAAGATGATGATGTCCGGGCACAGCGGGAGGAAATGCGGGCCGTCGGTTGTGAAGACAGCAACGTCGGTCTGGCTGGTTTGAACGGCACGGCAGACGGTTTGGACAAAAGGGCTGTTCGGCGGAGTCTCCAGTGCCTCACATTGGCGGAGGATGGAAATCTCGGCCCGGAAGTTTGGGTCTCGGGCTTTTTGTTCCTCGAGGAAGGTTTGGATTTGCTCGATGACGGACGGCTGCGGCTGCCCCGGCAGGGTGCGGATGTCCAGATGCAGCCGGCAGGTGTCGGGGACAATGTTGGGGGCGGTTCCGGCGTGGAGCTGGTTGATGCTCATTGTGCACGGTCCCAGGCGAGGATGCGGAGGTTGGGGGATTGACCAGCCGAAAAGCCGATTGAGCAGCGGAAGCATTTTTTCGATGGCGTTGACGCCTTGTTTGGGCATCGAGCCGTGGGCGCTGCGGCCGTATGTAGTGATTTGCAGCCAGAGAAGCCCGCGGTGGGCGGTGAGGATTTTCAAGTTTGTCGGTTCGGGCAGGATGATGCCGGCCAGCGGACCGATTGATTGGGCGGCGGATTGAACAAAGCGGTTGGCTCCGCAGCTGTCGGTTTCTTCGCCGGCGGTTGCGGCCAGGACGACATCGCCCTGTAAAGGGAGCCCTGCGGCGGCGATTTCAACCAGTGCCGCGGCGGCAGCGGCCAGGCCCCCGAGCATATCGACGGCGCCGCGGCCTAAAATGTGTCCGTTTTGTTCAAGGCCCGCAAAGGGTTCGAAGGTCCATTGGGATGGGTCAGCCGGCACCACATCCAGGTGGGCGGCCAGAAGCAGACCGGGTTTTTGTCGGGAAGAGGGCAGGCGGGCGATGACATTGGCCCGGTTTTCGTTCCAGATGTCTGCAAAGGCCTCGATGCCGTGGGTGCGGAAATACTGGACGAGTACCTCGGCGGCCCTGCGTTCCCCGTTGTCGGCCGTCGGTGCGGCCTGAATCAATTGTTTGAGCAGTTCGTTCATAGGTCTGTACTATACCGGCGGAAAAAAAAAGTTCCAGTCAGAAGCGGGTTGTGGGGACTGTTAACCGCGGATTTACAGGATGAATACGGATTGAAGAAAGGAAGAATTCCGAATTAAGAATGAAGAAAAAATGGCTGACGAAATGGTGTCCAGCTTCCGACAGCGGGCGGCGTTAAGGGCGTGTGCTTGTATTCCTCTGTTCGTGCTTTATAATAACGGGCCGATTGATTGACCAAACTGAACATTATAGAGAGGAAATGGATTGTGAGAGCGAAAATAACCATTGTGGGTGCGGGAAATGTGGGGGCAACAGCGGCGTTTATTGCAGCCAGCCGTAACGTAGGGGACATTGTTTTGGTGGATATTGTTCCCGGGCTGGCGGAAGGCAAGGCCCTGGATATGGCCCAGTCGGCGGGGGTTTATTCATTTGCCGGTCGTATCCGCGGAACAACCGATTGGGATGCGGCCGCCGGAAGCGATATCGTCATTATTACCAGCGGTCTGCCCCGCAAGCCGGGAATGAGCCGCGACGACCTTCTGTTCAAAAATGCTGAGATTGTTCGAAGCGTAACCCAGCAGATTGTCCGCACCAGTCCGAATGCTTTCATCATTGTGGTCTGCAATCCGCTCGATGCGATGGTGTATGCGGCGGCTGCCGTGAGCCGATTTGAACACAGACGGGTGATGGGAATGGCCGGTGTTCTCGATTCAGCCCGGTTTGCCGCGTTTATTGCCGAACAGCTGAATGTCTCCGTCAGTCAGGTTTCCGGCATTCTGCTGGGCGGGCACGGCGATGATATGGTGCCGCTGCCGCGCTATACAACGGTCGGGGGAGTCCCTTTGACGCAGCTGATGGATGCCTCAACGATTCAAAAACTGGTTGAACGGACGCGGAATGGGGGGATTGAGATTGTCAACCTTCTTGGAACCAGTGCTTAT harbors:
- the amrS gene encoding AmmeMemoRadiSam system radical SAM enzyme, which codes for MEHHQELYKRAVLWEGESGGAVQCRLCAWRCRIPLGQTGRCRVRKNINGVLVSLNYDKLCAANPDPIEKKPLFHFQPGSKSFSIAAPGCNFQCVFCQNWQISQMPQNDLIEGTYYSPKAIVDAAVRSHCSSIAYTYTEPTVFMELCAETAQLAKQMGLANVFVSNGFLSPEAIEFVRPWLDGINIDLKAFTEEFYRDLCKARLEPVKEAIRMIARQTDIWMEITTLVIPGKNDSDEELRAIAEFIAREASVDVPWHVSRFYPQYRMEDRAATPQKTLERAYDIGRQAGLRYVYIGNIPGIRAESTYCYSCGVLLIDRVGFTVKSNIIEDGTCPQCGAVIAGFGL
- a CDS encoding NUDIX domain-containing protein is translated as MDWMIAYENRNVFLYCPLCSARALKVHKKSAYVCTECGLEFYLNTAAAVVALIEDEEGRLLVTVRDHKPKEGMLDLPGGFVDPGESAEEAVRREVEEETGLRVDSLEYFGSAPNRYLYKGVHYATEDLAFVCRVSDWSGLEAREEIRSLLRLKREEIDLERFAFDSVRHFLRLYLNR
- a CDS encoding PAC2 family protein, which gives rise to MSVERLRIYHNPDLTAPTLVLGFDGWMDGGEVSTGLVDYLRVTLGAVPFASIDPEPFYVFQMPGTMEVAGVFRPHVKIDEGLIEDFSFPNNTFFAEPRHNLILFSGKEPNLRWECFADCIFHLCERFDVKQIFFVGSVAGLTPHSREPKFTASVSQPALRAKMQRIGIRLSRYEGPAGFATYLTWRASKADLDMFVLVAEIPAYLQGYNPRAVEAAVRCISGLLELHLTCEDLRTLSDEFERKVGELVQQQPELAARIQQLEEIYDNEIFDTELSDLKNWLHQRGIRLD
- a CDS encoding 2-dehydropantoate 2-reductase, translated to MTAKQQEFSVLLYGAGAVGLGIASCLLKTGTPTTLLARPHTAGPLRQEGLVRKGIFGEAFFPPTAFRVYESLEEISDSRYDFILVCTKSSDTLTAAKNLSVHSKLLAPNGLIVLFQNGWGNAEIFADFFPKETIYNARVITGFIRPKPNVVEITVHADAVHIGSLFGESPEPLIPLCQAVSAGGIPCQTTTQIGKDLWAKMLYNCALNPLGAVLDVPYGKLAEHPSTRHIMDRLIEETFDVMLADGYRTHWENAEEFKSAFYNQMVPATAAHRSSTLQDLKAGKKTEIDALTGAVLRLAQKHRRAVPCSDFLYHLIDFIESRNNQNPRND
- a CDS encoding UDP-2,3-diacylglucosamine diphosphatase: MGQERPIFVVSDLHMGDGGPRDNFAADHKAEQFSRFLDYVEQEGGELFILGDLFEFWQANVGRVIVRRMDFLERFARMGAIYVVGNHDADLEDLIGTGLLAHPFFERMTRPFERTIGSRRFKFMHGHELDPFNRDGTPRWGRVLAILCGMIEDRKGSPLLSAGGLSERALLRMGRSFLWMWNNSVNLLERSRVRQPRHRLTESLTPAQDPAREKGILALYQRDRLESGYDVLVAGHTHHAVLINGWYCNSGCWVGLRNSFLRIEPDGTVRLWVWKDNQPVEPRKKSRQIPCFV
- a CDS encoding DHH family phosphoesterase yields the protein MGTCSSAVRKTRKKLASLRDIFKGNQTLLIVLQNSPDPDSIASAMVLRKLANSLADIQCSLVYGGRIGRAENRALIHYLSVNLREASEIDFHGYDLIAMVDTQPWAGNNCLPAEMEPDIVIDHHKCRRSTRQCRFTDIRSRYGATVTILYEYLQAAGIEIDSMLATAILYAIRSDTQDFGRDTTQADLDAVMAVYPLANKRILGQIQRGRVERNYFQTLSDGLRNARVCGPAIVTGLGKVENPDMIGEMADLLLRDEATDWAVCYGFFEGRLLISIRTSAEPPRADKVIRHMIGRKGSGGGHPSYAGGQIPLESDEPRQIRRLERRILKRFLESVGAAGAKEEKLIQS
- the mgrA gene encoding L-glyceraldehyde 3-phosphate reductase codes for the protein MSYQPAENRYAKMEYRPSGTSGLRLPALSLGLWHNFGDVDDFQTARRMILTAFDNGITHFDLANNYGPPPGSAERNFGKILKEDLAAWRDELIVSTKAGYYMWPGPYGDGGSRKYLIASLDQSLKRMGLDYVDIFYSHRPDPKTPLEETCAALDHILKQGKALYVGLSNYPADQTRRAFEWLQSCGRRLLIHQPKYSMLVRDIETNGLLETLGTLGVGCIAFCPLAQGLLTDKYLKDIPADSRAAKPHGFLKKEQITEALRTKLVNLNELARRRGQSLAQMALTWVLRDSRITSALIGASRPEQILENLKSLTAPPLTQPELTDIDTVLKTP
- a CDS encoding SDR family oxidoreductase yields the protein MQNEATERPKRVLITGCSSGFGLLTAVEAAREGFDVVATMRKLDKAGPLLQALEKSNLTVKIERLDITDPASIETIVQQFSPIDILINNAGILIAGSFLDLTEQECDKIFQTNYFGPVRLTRAVVPQMIQRKSGRIVNIASLAGLIGHPFNSAYAASKHALIGFTQSIRVELAPFGIDVVSVEPGYHKTEIIGANANQAEHFYDRTSPMFEWNRGFLKAMFEEILPRAGDPQQVADLIVRIISCEKPKAHYIIGKDAAFAMTFKSLGLWGWLERQIIRKIRKYRRLENQREEEKRNRRKQSASIRK
- the rpmB gene encoding 50S ribosomal protein L28, which translates into the protein MGRECFFLGKKTSTGQSIARRGKAKYLGGVGRKITGITKRKFKPNTQKVRAVVNGKVCRITVSAKAIRQGLVVKPLKRKYKPAEKTATAE
- a CDS encoding M20 family metallopeptidase; this encodes MNELLKQLIQAAPTADNGERRAAEVLVQYFRTHGIEAFADIWNENRANVIARLPSSRQKPGLLLAAHLDVVPADPSQWTFEPFAGLEQNGHILGRGAVDMLGGLAAAAAALVEIAAAGLPLQGDVVLAATAGEETDSCGANRFVQSAAQSIGPLAGIILPEPTNLKILTAHRGLLWLQITTYGRSAHGSMPKQGVNAIEKMLPLLNRLFGWSIPQPPHPRLGPCTMSINQLHAGTAPNIVPDTCRLHLDIRTLPGQPQPSVIEQIQTFLEEQKARDPNFRAEISILRQCEALETPPNSPFVQTVCRAVQTSQTDVAVFTTDGPHFLPLCPDIIILGPGNPTACHKPDESVKIDDLAAARQMYVQIIRALAQ
- the mdh gene encoding malate dehydrogenase, whose protein sequence is MRAKITIVGAGNVGATAAFIAASRNVGDIVLVDIVPGLAEGKALDMAQSAGVYSFAGRIRGTTDWDAAAGSDIVIITSGLPRKPGMSRDDLLFKNAEIVRSVTQQIVRTSPNAFIIVVCNPLDAMVYAAAAVSRFEHRRVMGMAGVLDSARFAAFIAEQLNVSVSQVSGILLGGHGDDMVPLPRYTTVGGVPLTQLMDASTIQKLVERTRNGGIEIVNLLGTSAYYAPAAGAVRMAEAILRDEKALLCCCAYCEKEYGVGGAFVGVPAVLGAGGVEKVMEFDLTEEEQKAFDASVGRVKALVEKLKSVL